One stretch of Lacrimispora sphenoides DNA includes these proteins:
- a CDS encoding iron-sulfur cluster assembly scaffold protein, with protein sequence MIYSQEVEEMCTVAQGVHHGAAPIPEEAKWVKSREVKDISGLTHGVGWCAPQQGACKLTLNVKEGIIQEALVETIGCSGMTHSAAMAAEILPGLTVLEALNTDLVCDAINTAMRELFLQIAYGRTQSAFSEDGLPVGAGLEDLGKGLRSQVGTMYGTLKKGPRYLEMAEGYVTGIALDEEDQIIGYQFVSLGKMTDFIKKGDDPTTAWEKAKGQYGRVAEAAKIIDPRHE encoded by the coding sequence ATGATTTATTCACAGGAAGTAGAAGAGATGTGCACAGTGGCACAGGGCGTTCATCACGGCGCGGCTCCAATCCCAGAAGAAGCAAAATGGGTAAAATCTAGAGAAGTTAAAGATATCTCCGGTCTGACACATGGCGTTGGCTGGTGTGCTCCTCAGCAGGGTGCATGCAAGTTGACTCTTAACGTAAAAGAGGGTATTATCCAGGAAGCATTAGTAGAGACTATCGGCTGTTCCGGTATGACACATTCCGCTGCTATGGCAGCAGAGATTCTGCCAGGACTGACCGTTTTAGAAGCATTAAATACAGACCTTGTTTGTGACGCCATCAACACCGCTATGAGAGAATTATTCTTACAGATCGCATACGGTAGAACACAGAGTGCATTTTCTGAGGATGGACTTCCGGTAGGTGCAGGACTGGAAGACTTAGGAAAGGGTCTCCGTTCACAGGTTGGTACCATGTACGGAACATTAAAGAAAGGTCCTCGTTACTTAGAGATGGCGGAAGGCTATGTAACCGGTATCGCTCTGGATGAAGAAGATCAAATCATTGGCTATCAGTTCGTAAGCCTTGGAAAGATGACTGACTTTATCAAGAAGGGTGATGACCCGACAACTGCTTGGGAAAAGGCAAAAGGACAGTACGGACGCGTTGCCGAAGCTGCTAAGATCATTGACCCAAGACATGAATAA
- a CDS encoding sulfide/dihydroorotate dehydrogenase-like FAD/NAD-binding protein, with the protein MYKILKAEMLADKIYLMDVEAPRIAKACQPGEFVIVKMDDRGERIPLTICNYDREKGSITIVFQTVGASTEKMAVLKTGDSFSDVVGPLGNASEFVHEDIEELKKKKFLFVAGGVGTAPVYPQVKWMKEHGIDVDVIVGAKTKDLLILEDAMREQAGNLYITTDDGSYERKGLVTEVIKDLVLNQGKKYDVCVAIGPMIMMKFACLVTKELGIPTVVSLNPVMVDGTGMCGACRVTVGGEVKFACVDGPEFDGHLVNFDEAMKRQMMYKSEEGRSVLKEREGDTHHGGCGLCGGNE; encoded by the coding sequence ATGTATAAGATTTTAAAAGCAGAGATGTTAGCTGACAAGATCTATCTGATGGATGTGGAAGCTCCTCGGATTGCCAAAGCCTGCCAGCCTGGAGAGTTTGTTATTGTCAAGATGGATGACAGAGGAGAGAGAATTCCCCTGACCATTTGTAATTATGATCGTGAGAAGGGAAGCATTACCATTGTATTCCAAACCGTAGGTGCAAGCACGGAAAAGATGGCTGTTTTAAAGACAGGAGACAGCTTTTCGGATGTGGTGGGTCCTTTGGGCAATGCGTCTGAATTCGTACACGAAGATATAGAAGAGCTGAAGAAAAAGAAATTTTTATTTGTGGCCGGCGGTGTAGGAACTGCTCCTGTTTATCCCCAGGTAAAATGGATGAAAGAGCACGGCATTGACGTGGATGTCATTGTGGGGGCAAAGACCAAGGACTTATTGATTCTGGAAGATGCCATGAGAGAGCAGGCCGGAAATTTATATATAACCACAGATGACGGCTCTTATGAAAGAAAGGGCCTGGTAACTGAGGTAATTAAAGACCTGGTTCTGAACCAGGGTAAGAAATACGATGTGTGCGTAGCCATCGGACCGATGATCATGATGAAGTTTGCCTGCCTTGTGACCAAGGAGCTTGGTATTCCTACGGTTGTCAGCTTAAACCCGGTCATGGTAGACGGAACCGGCATGTGCGGTGCCTGCCGTGTTACGGTCGGCGGTGAAGTGAAATTTGCCTGCGTAGACGGACCGGAGTTTGATGGCCATCTTGTTAATTTTGACGAGGCCATGAAGCGCCAGATGATGTATAAGTCAGAAGAAGGGCGCTCGGTTTTAAAAGAACGTGAGGGCGATACTCATCACGGCGGCTGTGGATTGTGTGGAGGTAACGAGTAA
- a CDS encoding C40 family peptidase produces MKRKMQNMYERNRKTIKKLLCGLLVSAMVCGQTVPAWATSKAEKEKQEAQKKLEEANKKAQEAEGKKSAAQNQVSKLTSDLTALLADIKVLESDMANKEAEIKQAELDYAAAKKEEEKQYASMKKRIQYMYEKGDTEYLDIFLQVKNMSDLLNKAEYVEGIYTYDRNMLITYQETKQKVADYKSDLEEDKAEMEVMELEYKEQQSALETLISTKKKEVSNFDSQLAQAKQDAAVFAQTVAKKNEEIRKAKEEEARKKAAEEARKKAEEEARKKAAANTSSKPKSSNANNKYTGPSASKSSGGSAEGRAVADYGLQFVGNPYVFGGTSLTNGTDCSGFVLSVYKKFGYSLPRSSSEQRSAGREVSYSDAQPGDLICYAGHIGIYIGNGQIVHASSPSTGIKVGNATYRTILSVRRIV; encoded by the coding sequence ATGAAACGAAAAATGCAGAATATGTATGAAAGAAACAGGAAAACGATTAAAAAGCTTCTCTGCGGCCTGTTGGTAAGTGCAATGGTCTGCGGCCAGACTGTTCCCGCCTGGGCCACGTCAAAAGCGGAAAAAGAAAAACAGGAAGCGCAAAAAAAACTGGAAGAGGCAAATAAAAAAGCCCAGGAAGCTGAAGGCAAAAAGAGTGCTGCCCAGAATCAGGTATCAAAGCTGACTTCTGATCTGACTGCTCTTTTGGCTGATATCAAAGTTCTGGAAAGTGATATGGCCAACAAGGAAGCGGAGATCAAGCAGGCAGAGCTGGACTATGCGGCGGCTAAGAAAGAGGAAGAAAAGCAGTATGCTTCCATGAAGAAGCGAATCCAGTACATGTACGAGAAGGGAGATACAGAATATCTGGATATTTTCCTTCAGGTAAAGAACATGTCTGATCTTCTTAATAAGGCGGAATACGTTGAAGGAATTTATACATACGACCGGAACATGCTGATCACTTACCAGGAGACAAAGCAGAAGGTGGCCGATTATAAGTCAGATCTGGAAGAGGACAAGGCTGAGATGGAGGTCATGGAGCTGGAGTACAAGGAACAGCAATCTGCACTTGAGACACTGATCTCCACGAAGAAAAAGGAAGTTTCCAATTTCGACAGCCAGCTTGCACAAGCCAAGCAGGATGCAGCGGTTTTTGCCCAGACGGTAGCAAAGAAGAATGAGGAGATCCGCAAGGCGAAAGAAGAGGAGGCCAGAAAGAAGGCAGCCGAAGAAGCCAGGAAAAAGGCGGAGGAAGAGGCCAGAAAGAAAGCTGCGGCAAACACCAGCTCAAAACCCAAGTCATCCAATGCCAACAACAAGTACACCGGTCCGTCTGCCTCCAAAAGCAGCGGAGGATCAGCGGAGGGCCGTGCGGTTGCGGATTACGGACTTCAGTTTGTGGGGAACCCCTATGTATTTGGAGGTACCAGCCTGACGAATGGTACGGATTGCTCCGGGTTTGTACTGTCTGTGTACAAGAAATTCGGCTACTCCCTGCCAAGAAGCTCTTCGGAGCAGCGCTCTGCAGGGCGTGAGGTATCCTATTCTGATGCGCAGCCGGGAGACCTGATCTGCTATGCAGGCCATATAGGAATTTACATCGGCAATGGACAAATAGTTCATGCCAGTTCCCCGTCGACCGGTATTAAGGTAGGAAATGCTACCTACCGGACGATTCTATCCGTCAGAAGAATTGTATAG
- a CDS encoding MATE family efflux transporter yields the protein MNKKIDMLNGHIFTSLTGLALPIMVTALVQMAYNLTDMAWIGFVGSPAVAAVGAGGMYVWLSQGVVALAKMGGQVKVAHALGKGDRKEAAVYASGSVQMGLLFALLYGVVTFFGTKPLIAFFGLNDAFVAYNAQVYLKITCGLIVFSFLNSIITGIMTAMGDSKTPLLANFIGLVLNMVLDPVLIFGVGPIKGSGVAGAAIATVMAQAVVTAVFLIAIRKDQVLFDKVKVFHKVPWDYMKAMVRIGFPASVQNLIYTSISMILTRFVTEFGDIAVAVLRVGGQIESISWMTADGFAAAINSFVGQNYGAGQYGRVKKGYFTAIGVMFVWGLLSSALLIGLPEHIFGLFIHEPEVIPMGVRYLVILGFCQMFMCIELTTVGALSGLGRTLLCSVISVLFTSARIPLAMILSSTALGLDGIWWAFTISSIIKGILFFLSFLVVARKLPQDKHQARLESELE from the coding sequence ATGAATAAGAAAATTGATATGTTAAATGGACATATTTTCACATCATTGACCGGTCTGGCTCTTCCCATCATGGTCACGGCTCTGGTGCAGATGGCTTATAATCTGACGGATATGGCCTGGATCGGGTTCGTCGGTTCCCCGGCTGTTGCAGCGGTCGGCGCAGGGGGTATGTATGTTTGGCTCTCCCAGGGCGTTGTCGCTCTGGCAAAAATGGGCGGCCAGGTAAAGGTAGCTCACGCGCTTGGAAAGGGAGACAGGAAGGAGGCGGCAGTCTATGCTTCCGGCTCGGTTCAGATGGGGCTTTTATTTGCACTGCTGTATGGGGTAGTGACATTTTTCGGGACAAAGCCTTTGATCGCATTTTTCGGGTTGAACGATGCTTTCGTTGCCTATAATGCCCAGGTTTATTTAAAGATTACCTGCGGTTTGATTGTATTTTCCTTTTTGAATTCGATTATTACCGGGATCATGACAGCGATGGGCGACAGTAAGACACCATTGCTTGCGAATTTTATCGGCCTGGTTTTGAATATGGTACTGGATCCTGTCCTGATTTTTGGGGTGGGTCCGATAAAGGGCTCAGGAGTAGCGGGGGCGGCCATTGCCACGGTCATGGCTCAGGCAGTGGTTACCGCAGTATTCCTCATTGCCATTCGAAAGGACCAGGTACTGTTTGATAAGGTGAAGGTGTTTCATAAGGTCCCCTGGGATTACATGAAAGCCATGGTCCGGATCGGTTTCCCTGCTTCCGTTCAAAACCTTATTTATACCAGCATTTCCATGATTCTGACCCGGTTTGTAACCGAATTTGGGGATATTGCTGTGGCGGTGCTTCGGGTAGGCGGACAGATCGAATCCATATCGTGGATGACGGCAGATGGATTTGCAGCCGCCATTAACTCCTTTGTGGGTCAAAATTATGGGGCAGGTCAGTATGGAAGAGTGAAAAAGGGCTATTTTACGGCAATCGGAGTCATGTTTGTCTGGGGATTGTTAAGCTCAGCTCTTCTGATCGGCCTTCCCGAGCATATATTCGGATTATTCATCCATGAACCAGAAGTTATTCCAATGGGCGTGCGCTATCTTGTGATCCTGGGCTTTTGCCAGATGTTCATGTGCATTGAACTGACAACAGTAGGGGCTCTCTCCGGTCTTGGCAGGACTCTTCTCTGCTCGGTCATCAGTGTTTTATTTACTTCCGCCAGGATACCTCTTGCCATGATTCTAAGCAGCACAGCCCTTGGGCTTGACGGTATCTGGTGGGCTTTTACCATTTCAAGTATCATCAAGGGGATTCTATTCTTCTTGTCCTTCCTTGTGGTGGCAAGAAAGCTGCCACAGGATAAGCATCAGGCCCGGCTGGAATCGGAACTTGAATAG
- the gltA gene encoding NADPH-dependent glutamate synthase, with product MDVLKKVPVREQDPKVRATNFEEVCLGYNEEEAKEEASRCINCKNPKCVAGCPVSINIPGFIKEVEKGNHEEAARIIAESSALPAVCGRVCPQESQCEGQCIRGIKGEPISIGKLERFVADYSREHGFVPAAPEKTNGKKVAVIGSGPSGLTCAGDLAKMGYEVTIFEALHEPGGVLTYGIPEFRLPKEGVVQPEIDNVRKLGVKIETNVIIGKSVTIDELLDEEGFQAIFIGSGAGLPMFMGIPGENANGVFSANEYLTRSNLMKAFRSDYDTPIVAGKKVAVVGGGNVAMDAARTALRLGAEVHVVYRRSEAELPARAEEVHHAKEEGIIFNLLSNPLEILTDDKGWVNGMKCIKMELGEPDASGRRRPVEIEGSEFIIDVDTVIMSLGTSPNPLISNTTKGLDINKRKCIIAEESTGKTSKDGVYAGGDAVTGAATVILAMEAGRAGARGIDEYLSSKE from the coding sequence ATGGATGTATTAAAGAAAGTACCAGTAAGAGAACAAGACCCTAAGGTAAGAGCGACGAACTTCGAAGAGGTTTGTCTTGGATATAATGAGGAAGAGGCAAAAGAGGAAGCCAGCCGCTGCATTAATTGCAAAAACCCAAAATGCGTAGCAGGCTGCCCGGTATCCATTAATATTCCCGGCTTTATTAAAGAAGTGGAAAAAGGAAATCACGAAGAGGCTGCAAGAATTATTGCTGAGTCCTCTGCACTTCCTGCTGTCTGTGGCCGGGTATGCCCCCAGGAGAGCCAGTGCGAAGGCCAGTGTATTCGCGGAATCAAGGGAGAACCCATTTCTATCGGAAAGCTGGAGCGTTTTGTGGCGGACTATTCCAGAGAGCACGGTTTCGTACCGGCTGCTCCGGAAAAGACCAATGGCAAGAAGGTAGCCGTCATCGGTTCCGGTCCTTCCGGTTTAACCTGTGCCGGTGACCTGGCTAAAATGGGCTATGAAGTTACTATTTTTGAAGCTCTTCATGAGCCGGGCGGCGTATTGACCTACGGCATTCCGGAATTCCGTCTTCCAAAGGAAGGTGTGGTTCAGCCGGAGATTGATAACGTAAGAAAGCTTGGCGTTAAGATTGAAACCAATGTAATCATCGGCAAGTCCGTGACCATTGACGAGCTTTTGGATGAAGAAGGATTCCAGGCCATATTTATCGGTTCTGGAGCAGGTCTTCCTATGTTCATGGGAATTCCGGGAGAGAACGCAAACGGCGTATTCTCTGCTAACGAATATTTAACCAGAAGCAACCTGATGAAAGCGTTCCGCAGTGATTATGATACCCCTATCGTAGCGGGCAAGAAGGTTGCAGTGGTAGGCGGCGGAAACGTTGCTATGGATGCAGCAAGGACGGCCCTTCGTCTTGGCGCAGAGGTACACGTTGTATATAGAAGAAGTGAGGCGGAGCTTCCGGCAAGAGCGGAAGAAGTTCACCACGCAAAGGAAGAAGGAATCATTTTCAACCTTTTATCCAACCCGTTAGAAATTCTCACCGATGATAAAGGCTGGGTAAATGGAATGAAATGCATTAAAATGGAGCTTGGAGAACCGGATGCTTCCGGCAGAAGAAGACCTGTTGAGATAGAGGGATCTGAATTCATCATTGATGTAGATACCGTTATCATGTCCTTAGGAACTTCACCGAACCCGCTCATATCCAATACAACAAAAGGACTGGATATCAATAAGCGCAAATGTATCATTGCTGAGGAATCTACAGGAAAGACCAGCAAGGATGGCGTTTACGCCGGAGGAGATGCGGTAACAGGAGCTGCAACCGTTATTCTGGCTATGGAAGCCGGACGAGCTGGAGCAAGAGGCATTGATGAATACCTTTCTTCTAAGGAATAA